In the Dioscorea cayenensis subsp. rotundata cultivar TDr96_F1 chromosome 12, TDr96_F1_v2_PseudoChromosome.rev07_lg8_w22 25.fasta, whole genome shotgun sequence genome, one interval contains:
- the LOC120273604 gene encoding probable glutamyl endopeptidase, chloroplastic, whose translation MSLHRVYHRFSCSPPYSLTLLSHKLSPFSLPLHPPALLKLPLRPPSRPMRFHSVSASSRLPKLAPLASLSEKVVGDSNGSSTSEIEDTEGNGYCLPPKEIRDIVDAPPLPVLSFSPQRDKILFLKRRSLPPLSDLAKPEEKLAGIRIDGNCNARSRMSFYTGIGIHCLMDDGTLGPEKEVHGFPDGSKINFVSWSRDGHHLSFSIRGDEDDESNSKMKLWVADVETGNARPLFQSPDLYLNAIFDNFVWVDDSTLLVCTIPATRGAPPKKPLVPSGPKIQSNEEQSVIQVRTFQDLLKDEYDADLFDYYCTSQLVLVSLDGKMKPIGPPAVYTSMDPSPDRKYFMITSIHRPYSFIVPCGRFPKKVDLWTCNGKFVRELCDLPLAEDIPIAFNSVRKGKRSINWRADKPSTLYWAETQDGGDAKVEVSPRDIIYTEPAEIVNGEQPEVLHVLDLRYGGISWCDDSLALVYESWYKTRRTKTWVIAPGNKEITPRILFDRSSEDAYSDPGSPMMRRTDNGTYVIAKIKKEDEGTFLLLNGSGATPEGNVPFLDLFDINTGNKERIWESDKEKYFETVVALMSDNGEGELPIDQLKVLTSKESKTENTQYYIQSWPDKKAVQITNFPHPYPQLAALQKEMIKYQRKDGVQLTATLYLPPSYDPSKDGPLPCLVWSYPGEFKSKEAAGQVRGSPNEFAGIGPTSALLWLARGFAILSGPTIPIIGEGDEEANDRYVEQLVASAEAAVEEVIRRGVADSNKIAVGGHSYGAFMTANLLAHAPHLFCCGIARSGAYNRTLTPFGFQNEDRTLWEATGTYVEMSPFMSANKIKKPILLIHGEEDNNSGTLTMQSDRFFNALKGHGALCRLVILPFESHGYSARESIMHVLWETDRWLQQYCVNNLEKSVSLDPTNDEAPKETKDAALSASGGGPNRGLEQDGSHLTPRSLL comes from the exons ATGTCTCTTCATAGAGTTTATCATCGCTTCTCTTGCTCTCCACCCTATTCTCTTACTCTTCTCTCTCACAAGCTCTCACCTTTCTCCCTTCCTCTGCATCCCCCTGCTCTTCTTAAGCTTCCTCTCAGACCCCCATCCAGGCCCATGAGGTTTCACAGTGTCTCCGCGTCCTCTAGGCTCCCAAAGCTGGCACCTTTGGCCTCTTTGTCTGAGAAAGTTGTTGGGGATTCTAATGGCTCTTCTACTTCTGAGATTGAAGATACTGAAG GGAATGGGTATTGTCTTCCTCCAAAGGAAATCAGAGACATTGTTGATGCACCACCCCTTCCTGTTTTGTCATTTTCACCTCAAAGGGACAAAATCCTATTCCTGAAGCGCAGATCTCTGCCACCGCTGTCAGATCTTGCAAAACCAGAGGAAAAGCTTGCTGGTATACGGATTGATGGAAACTGCAATGCTCGAAGTCGGAT GTCTTTTTACACAGGCATAGGAATCCACTGCCTGATGGATGATGGCACTCTAGGGCCAGAGAAAGAGGTGCATGGGTTTCCAGATggttcaaaaattaattttgttagcTG GTCACGGGACGGTCACCATTTGTCATTTAGCATCCGAGGTGATGAG GATGATGAGAGCAACAGCAAGATGAAACTATGGGTTGCTGATGTGGAAACAGGGAATGCAAGACCACTTTTTCAATCACCTGATTTATACTTGAATGCTATTTTTGATAA TTTTGTTTGGGTTGATGATTCAACATTGTTGGTTTGTACTATCCCTGCTACCCGTGGAGCCCCTCCGAAGAAGCCATTAGTTCCATCTGGGCCCAAAATACAGTCAAATGAGGAGCAGAGTGTTATTCAAGTCAGAACTTTCCAGGACCTATTGAAAGATGAATATGATGCAGATCTGTTTGACTATTATTGCACCTCACAACTTGTATTAGTCTCTTTGGATGGCAAAATGAAGCCAATTGGTCCTCCTGCTGTTTATACGTCAATGGATCCATCCCCAGATAGAAAGTACTTCATGATTACATCAATTCACCGGCCGTATTCTTTCATTGTCCCATGTGGAAGGTTTCCCAAGAAAGTTGATCTTTGGACATGCAACGGGAAATTTGTTAGAGAACTTTGTGATCTACCACTTGCTGAGGATATCCCGATTGCTTTCAATAGTGTGCGCAAAGGAAAGCGCTCAATCAATTGGAGGGCTGACAAACCATCAACTCTTTATTG GGCAGAGACACAAGATGGAGGGGATGCAAAGGTTGAGGTTTCTCCACGGGATATAATTTATACAGAACCTGCTGAGATTGTAAATGGTGAACAGCCAGAGGTTTTGCATGTGCTTGATCTTCGATATGG GGGTATCTCCTGGTGTGATGATTCGCTTGCTCTAGTGTATGAATCCTGGTACAAAACACGTCGTACTAAAACATGGGTAATTGCTCCAGGCAATAAGGAGATAACCCCGCGCATCTTATTCGATAGATCATCAGAGGATGCATATTCAGATCCAGGGTCACCAATGATGCGGAGGACAGATAATGGAACTTATGTTATTGCAAAGATTAAAAAGGAGGATGAAGgaacttttcttcttcttaatggCAGTGGTGCAACTCCAGAAGGAAATGTCCCAtttcttgatttgtttgatAT aaatACAGGCAACAAAGAGCGGATATGGGAGAGTGACAAGGAAAAGTACTTTGAAACCGTTGTTGCATTGATGTCTGATAATGGTGAAGGTGAACTTCCAATTGACCAGTTGAAAGTTCTTACATCCAAAGAGTCGAAAACGGAAAACACACAGTATTATATACAGAGTTGGCCTGATAAAAAAGCCGTTCAAATTACAAATTTTCCACATCCCTATCCTCAATTAGCAGCACTGCAGAAAGAGATGATTAAATACCAGAGAAAGGATGGGGTTCAGCTTACCGCAACACTCTACTTGCCTCCCAGTTATGACCCATCAAAAGACGGCCCTCTTCCATGTTTGGTATGGTCTTATCCTGGCGAGTTCAAGAGTAAAGAAGCAGCTGGACAAGTCCGTGGCTCTCCCAATGAGTTTGCCGGCATCGGTCCAACATCAGCCCTTCTTTGGTTAGCTAGAGG ATTTGCTATTTTATCTGGACCAACTATCCCCATCATTGGTGAAGGCGATGAAGAAGCAAATGACAG GTATGTAGAGCAGTTGGTTGCTAGTGCAGAGGCCGCGGTTGAGGAAGTCATTAGGAGAGGG GTTGCTGATTCGAACAAGATTGCTGTAGGGGGTCATTCTTATGGGGCATTCATGACTGCTAATCTTCTAGCACATGCTCCGCATCTTTTTTGCTGTGGAATTGCTCGCTCGGGAGCCTACAACAGAACACTGACACCTTTCGGTTTTCAA AATGAAGACAGAACACTATGGGAAGCTACCGGTACTTATGTTGAGATGAGCCCTTTCATGTCGgcaaacaaaattaagaaaccaaTCTTACTGATTCATGGCGAAGAAGACAATAATTCAGGAACTCTAACAATGCAG TCCGATAGGTTTTTTAATGCTTTGAAAGGCCACGGAGCGCTATGTCGTTTGGTTATTCTTCCCTTCGAGAGCCATGGTTATTCTGCCAGAGAGAGCATCATGCATGTTCTTTGGGAAACTGACCGGTGGCTACAACAGTACTGTGTGAATAACTTGGAAAAGAGCGTAAGCCTTGATCCCACGAATGATGAAGCTCCTAAGGAAACAAAAGATGCAGCTCTTTCAGCAAGTGGAGGTGGGCCTAACCGAGGCCTGGAGCAAGATGGCTCACACTTAACACCAAGGTCACTATTATG A
- the LOC120273963 gene encoding outer envelope pore protein 16-2, chloroplastic, which yields MSNGMLETRTLLDELRDLEKGWPFDLGHPLLNRIAHTFLKAAGIGATQAVAREAYLTAVEGAGLETGPVPDINSAVKRPRFPDLRGENSRKSLEALVKNTGKESFQWGLAAGMYSGLTYGLKEARGTHDWKNSAVAGAITGAALALTAEDASHEQIVQCAITGAALSTAANVLAGMF from the exons atgagcaaCGGGATGCTGGAGACGAGGACGCTGCTGGACGAGCTCCGAGATCTGGAAAAGGGCTGGCCCTTCGATCTCGGTCATCCCCTCCTCAATCGCATCGCCCACACCTTCCTCAAGGCCGCCggg atcGGCGCGACTCAGGCGGTGGCGCGGGAAGCTTACTTGACCGCCGTAGAAG GTGCCGGGTTGGAGACCGGGCCGGTGCCCGATATCAATAGCGCCGTCAAGAGACCACGGTTCCCTGATCTCAGAg GGGAGAACTCAAGGAAGTCCCTTGAGGCACTG GTGAAGAACACTGGCAAGGAATCATTCCAATGGG GATTGGCTGCTGGAATGTACTCTGGTCTTACTTATGGTTTAAAAGAGGCTCGCGGAACTCATGACTGG AAAAACAGTGCCGTTGCCGGGGCGATCACCGGAGCTGCTCTGGCATTGACCGCGGAGGATGCATCTCATGAACAGATAGTTCAGTGTGCGATCACCGGCGCCGCTCTATCCACCGCTGCTAATGTTCTCGCCGGAATGTTTTAA
- the LOC120273040 gene encoding bZIP transcription factor 53-like — protein MSSTPPRQSSGSEADQKTGIDERKRKRMLSNRESARRSRMKKQQHLDDLISQAAQLKNENSQILMQINLLTQQFSKVDMDNTVLRTQVMELTDRLQSLNSVLRFVEEFSGMAMDIPEIPDPLLKPWQLPCPAMPITAASASMFQC, from the coding sequence ATGTCTTCCACTCCCCCTCGCCAATCTTCAGGGTCAGAAGCGGACCAGAAGACAGGGATTGATGAGAGAAAGAGGAAGAGGATGCTCTCAAACAGAGAGTCTGCAAGGAGGTCAAGAATGAAGAAGCAGCAGCACTTGGATGATCTGATAAGCCAAGCGGCTCAGCTCAAGAACGAGAACAGCCAGATTCTAATGCAAATCAATCTTCTCACCCAGCAATTCTCTAAGGTGGATATGGATAACACTGTGCTGAGAACCCAAGTGATGGAATTGACTGATAGACTTCAGTCTCTCAACTCAGTGCTTAGGTTTGTTGAGGAGTTCAGTGGCATGGCAATGGATATACCGGAGATTCCTGATCCTTTGCTGAAGCCTTGGCAGCTTCCTTGCCCTGCCATGCCTATCACTGCTGCCTCAGCAAGCATGTTCCAGTGCTGA
- the LOC120273567 gene encoding pentatricopeptide repeat-containing protein At3g62470, mitochondrial-like: MVLLLRSLKAKLLLRRALLSFADLHGSFTASSVVATRSPFETLFRFTGAAAAVVPSRRTPLSMHVPRYSTPYRLLHSSHYQVPPLLPRSFPPPNPQMPSPLLITRFFSSSSGDDPISSDSDSDPDRTADGHSPDVDRVCTIINELFDSDGNMEAVLDECGVHIEKPVVIGVLDRFRHAHKPAYRFFRWSASRPGFAHDSETFNAMLTILGKTRQFETMVAMLEEIGKQKLLTIEAFKISIKAFASAREMKKSMGIFQLMKKFSFKADSETFNCLIDSLAKAKLGKEANALFAKMKDQYPPNLRTYTVLLFGWCKLKNLVEAARIWNEMIDNGFKPDIVAHNTMLEGLIRAQRRPEAIKMFGLMKTKGPKPNARTYTVLIHDMCKGGKMDNAVGCFEEMLAAGVAPDAATYTCLIVGFGNARRMDKVSGLLKEMEEKGCPPDGRTYNALIKLMTNRSMPDDAVRIYKRMIKNGFEPTIHTYNMMMKSYFHGNNYDMGCAVWEEMWKKGICPDVNSYTVFIGGHIRHGRPEEAHKCIEEMINKGMNAPQIDYNKFAADFSRAGRPDVLYEMAQKMKFSGKFQISNVFNHWAERMEKRVKKRLPNQTGHRLF; the protein is encoded by the coding sequence ATGGTTCTCCTTCTGAGAAGCTTGAAGGCCAAGCTTCTCCTTCGACGCGCTCTCCTCTCCTTCGCCGATCTCCATGGCTCGTTCACCGCCTCCTCCGTGGTTGCGACCAGATCCCCATTCGAAACCCTATTCCGATTCACCGGAGCAGCAGCGGCAGTCGTCCCCTCTCGTCGTACTCCTCTGTCCATGCATGTCCCTCGTTATTCTACTCCTTATCGTCTGCTCCATAGTTCTCACTATCAAGTTCCACCTCTACTGCCGCGGTCCTTTCCTCCACCTAATCCCCAAATGCCATCACCGCTCCTGATCACTCGattcttctcctcctcatcTGGCGATGATCCGATCTCTTCTGATTCGGATTCCGATCCGGATCGTACCGCCGACGGGCACTCGCCGGACGTCGATCGGGTTTGTACAATCATCAACGAGCTCTTTGATTCCGATGGCAACATGGAGGCTGTTCTGGATGAATGCGGCGTCCATATCGAGAAACCCGTTGTGATCGGCGTCCTTGATCGGTTCCGGCATGCACACAAGCCCGCCTATCGCTTCTTCCGATGGTCTGCCTCTCGTCCCGGTTTTGCTCATGACTCTGAGACCTTCAACGCAATGCTCACCATTCTCGGCAAAACACGCCAGTTCGAGACCATGGTGGCCATGCTCGAGGAAATTGGCAAACAGAAGCTCCTCACGATCGAGGCGTTCAAGATCTCAATCAAAGCCTTTGCTTCTGCTCGCGAGATGAAGAAGTCTATGGGTATCTTCCAGCTCATGAAGAAGTTCAGCTTCAAAGCGGATTCCGAGACCTTCAACTGCTTGATTGATTCGCTGGCAAAAGCTAAGCTTGGCAAAGAAGCAAACGCCTTGTTTGCAAAGATGAAAGATCAGTACCCGCCCAATCTCCGGACCTATACCGTGCTTCTCTTTGGATGGTGCAAGCTGAAGAATTTGGTTGAAGCTGCAAGAATCTGGAATGAGATGATTGATAATGGATTCAAGCCAGATATTGTTGCTCATAATACAATGCTTGAAGGATTGATAAGAGCGCAGCGAAGGCCTGAGGCTATCAAGATGTTTGGGCTGATGAAAACTAAGGGACCGAAGCCAAATGCGCGAACATACACAGTGCTGATTCATGACATGTGCAAAGGGGGGAAGATGGACAATGCTGTTGGATGTTTTGAGGAAATGCTGGCTGCTGGTGTTGCTCCAGATGCAGCGACATACACTTGCTTGATTGTCGGGTTTGGGAATGCAAGGAGGATGGATAAGGTCTCAGGGTTGCTTAAGGAGATGGAGGAGAAGGGATGCCCACCGGACGGCCGTACTTACAATGCATTGATCAAACTTATGACCAACCGGAGCATGCCTGATGATGCAGTAAGGATTTACAAGAGGATGATTAAGAATGGTTTTGAGCCGACGATTCACACCTATAACATGATGATGAAGTCTTACTTCCATGGGAATAACTATGATATGGGATGTGCTGTTTGGGAGGAGATGTGGAAAAAGGGGATATGCCCAGATGTGAACTCATATACAGTTTTTATTGGAGGACATATACGACATGGGAGGCCAGAAGAGGCACACAAATGTATTGAGGAGATGATAAACAAAGGGATGAATGCACCGCAGATTGACTACAACAAATTTGCGGCAGATTTTTCTAGAGCTGGAAGGCCAGATGTGCTCTATGAGATGGCACAAAAGATGAAGTTTTCGGGCAAGTTTCAGATTTCTAATGTGTTCAATCACTGGGCAGAGAGGATGGAGAAGAGGGTCAAGAAAAGACTGCCTAACCAAACTGGTCATCGGCTTTTCTAA
- the LOC120273735 gene encoding serine/threonine-protein phosphatase 4 regulatory subunit 3-like, translating to MGEQGKANGSINSMQRVKVYQLKHDGKWDDKGTGHVSVDYLERSEDLGLIVIDEEDHNTLISHRISSDEIYRKQEDTIISWRDPELSTEVALSFQEPTGCSYIWDHICGVQRNLHFNTLSNLEVGPRPTMETFDSVGRSHSNDEPFHAVNSELQELPSVELSTLPLILKTLLECGVTDPLRVADLILQDLEFFPKLVDLFRMCEDSENMDGLHMIFRLVKAIRMCWFKVDLHFALPAFQDFVGQILLYFSRLGYTDDPDIPQVQNHRSFLKEHAIFKEAIPIKDPLVLSKIHQTYRIGYIKDVILPRVLDEATIASLSAIIQANNATVVLLLKDDTSFIQELFARMKSPSISDESKRNLVLFFHEFCALSKSLALGQQMRLFRDLASEGVFDIITSMLQSQDRKLVSIGTDLLLLFLNQDPNLLRSYVIQPEGNALLGLLVKGLVTDFGEDMHCQFLEIVRILLDSHTLSGSQSFQRDTIIDIFYEKHLDQLIDVITSSCPSTSISHKSSKSVSSSRRLNARGVTKPEILLNICELLCFCVLHHPYRIKCNFLMNNVIEKVLLLTRRREKFLVVAAIRFMRAIVSRNDDHLFRHIVKNNLLKPIIDSFIGNGSRYNMLHSGVLELLEYIRKENIKILILYVVDTFWVQLMRFEHLGSIQGLRVKYEQTLESCDIKNGPNVTDPRKRIDERALEKEEEDYFNEDSDEEDSTTAHSSRTWDQRTRTSLPNGNKANYSSLRPASGGLVDYEDDDDEDDDYNPPPRKPEASGGDDRESTKSKRKLTSKADCEDKDFEIGKKRRLDQNFSDSNNVSPPAGSLCTDIDFPNNTQLCDATLTTENDDRLHENRGDDEESPSSQNCHESQPEAADMRQSSSDDCPLAAPMNNSSPDMVVNGASSEPYSVR from the exons ATGGGGGAGCAGGGGAAGGCTAATGGTTCTATTAATTCGATGCAG CGTGTAAAGGTGTACCAATTGAAACATGATGGAAAATGGGATGACAAGGGAACTGGACATGTTTCTGTCGATTATTTAGAG AGATCAGAGGATTTAGGATTGATTGTGATTGATGAGGAAGATCATAATACCTTAATTTCTCATCGCATCTCTTCAGATGAGATATACAGAAAGCAAGAAG aCACAATCATTTCATGGCGAGATCCAGAGCTCTCGACAGAGGTGGCTCTTAGCTTTCAGGAGCCTACGGGGTGCTCATACATATg GGATCATATCTGTGGGGTGCAGAGAAATTTGCATTTTAATACTCTTAGTA ATCTTGAGGTTGGCCCTCGTCCAACAATGGAAACTTTTGACTCTGTTGGTCGCTCACATTCAAATG ATGAACCATTTCATGCTGTTAACAGTGAACTGCAAGAGCTACCATCTGTAGAACTATCAACTCTTCCTTTAATTTTGAAG ACTCTTCTTGAATGTGGGGTCACAGATCCATTGCGTGTGGCTGACCTAATATTGCAAGAT CTAGAATTTTTCCCCAAGCTAGTTGATTTATTTAGGATGTGTGAGGACTCAGAAAATATGGATGGCCTACACATGATATTTAGATTGGTGAAGGCAATAA GAATGTGTTGGTTCAAAGTAGACTTACATTTTGCACTTCCAGCCTTCCAGGATTTTGTGGGGCAGATT TTACTCTACTTCTCCCGCCTTGGTTATACAGATGACCCCGACATCCCTCAAGTGCAAAATCATCGGTCTTTCTTAAAGGAGCATGCGATTTTCAAGGAG GCTATCCCTATTAAAGATCCTTTGGTATTGTCAAAGATTCATCAAACCTATCGAATTGGGTATATAAAG GATGTTATTTTGCCAAGAGTATTGGATGAGGCAACTATTGCAAGTCTCAGTGCCATCATTCAAGCAAATAATGCTACT GTTGTTTTGTTGCTAAAAGATGATACTTCCTTTATTCAAGAATTATTTGCAAGGATGAAATCACCCTCCATATCTGATGAATCAAAGAGAAACTTG GTGTTGTTTTTCCATGAATTTTGTGCTTTAAGCAAGAGTTTGGCACTTGGACAGCAGATGCGGCTATTTCG AGACCTTGCTAGTGAAGGTGTATTTGACATCATTACAAGCATGTTGCAGAGCCAGGATAGGAAGCTTGTGTCAATTGG GACAGATCTCCTTTTACTTTTCCTCAACCAAGATCCTAACCTTCTGAGGTCGTATGTTATTCAACCTGAAGGGAATGCGCTTCTTGGACTTTTG GTTAAAGGTTTAGTCACAGACTTTGGTGAGGATATGCATTGTCAATTTCTTGAAATTGTACGGATTTTGTTGGACTCCCACACGTTGTCCGGATCACAG TCGTTTCAGAGGGATACCATCATAGATATATTCTATGAAAAACATCTGGATCAGTTAATAGATGTCATAACATCATCCTGTCCCTCAACAAGTATTTCACACAAAAGCTCCAAATCAGTCTCTTCTAGTAGAAGACTAAACGCTCGTGGTGTTACAAAGCCTGAAATTTTATTGAACATCTGTGAACTGCTGTGCTTTTGTGTGCTTCACCACCCTTACAGAATAAA GTGCAACTTTCTTATGAATAATGTTATAGAGAAAGTGTTGCTCCTGACACGTAGAAGAGAGAAGTTTCTCGTAGTGGCAGCCATTCGATTTATGCGAGCCATTGTCTCCCGTAAT GATGATCATCTATTTCGTCATATTGTCAAAAACAACCTTCTGAAACCAATTATAGACAGTTTTATTGGGAATGGCAGTCGATATAATATGCTGCATTCAGGTGTTCTAGAGCTTCTTGAGTACATTCGCAAG GAAAACATCAAGATCCTCATCCTGTATGTAGTTGACACTTTCTGGGTTCAACTCATGAGGTTTGAGCATTTAGGGTCTATTCAAGGACTTAGAGTTAAATATGAGCAG ACCCTTGAGAGTTGTGACATCAAGAACGGTCCAAATGTAACAGACCCCAGAAAAAGGATTGATGAACGGGCTcttgaaaaggaagaagaagattacTTCAATGAGGACAG TGATGAAGAAGATTCAACTACTGCTCATTCATCTCGCACATGGGACCAACGCACCCGTACTAGTTTGCCCAATGGAAATAAGGCTAACTATTCGTCTTTAAG GCCTGCATCTGGTGGTCTTGTGGACTAcgaagatgatgatgacgagGATGATGATTACAACCCTCCTCCTAGAAAGCCTGAAGCATCTGGAGGAGATGACAGAGAATCTACGAAGTCAAAACGTAAATTAACTTCCAAGGCTGATTGCGAAGACAAGGATTTTGAGATTGGCAAGAAACGTAGACTGGACCAGAATTTTAGTGACAGCAATAATGTTTCCCCTCCTGCTGGCTCCCTTTGCACTGACATTGATTTTCCAAATAATACTCAGTTGTGTGATGCAACTCTAACCACAGAAAACGACGACCGTTTACACGAGAACAGAGGTGACGATGAAGAAAGCCCAAGTTCACAAAATTGTCATGAAAGTCAACCTGAAGCTGCAGATATGAGACAATCAAGTAGTGATGATTGTCCATTGGCAGCACCAATGAACAATTCTTCACCTGATATGGTTGTGAACGGTGCTAGTTCAGAGCCGTATTCTGTGAGATAA